The Bacteroidota bacterium genome contains the following window.
ACCTGATAAGATCCAGATCGTAAGTGGTCTTCCCAAGACACGTTCAGGGAAAATTATGCGCAGGATCCTGCGTAAGATCGGGGAAGGAGATGCCACTAATTTGGGTGATACTTCGACATTACTTGACCCCGGTGTGGTTGAAGAAATCATCAGCGGAGCCAAAGTTCAGGTTAAACGCTAAGACTTTTCCTATCGGAAACAGAACATTCCGCCGCATGGCGGAATGTCTGTTTCTTTGTATTTAAACCTAAATCAAAAATCATGGAAAATAAAAAAGTTATGAATCGCTGGCTGGTAGTAGTCGGGGCGATCATGATACAATTGGCGCTTGGAGCCATTTATGCATGGTCGGTTTTCACACCAAAGCTGACGGATGCTAGTGGAGAATACCAGTTTACTGCAGGACAGGCAGCCTGGATTTTTTCCGCGGGGCTTTTCTTTTTCGCTCTTGTAATGATCTGGGCAGGGAGAAAGCTGAGTACTTTTGGACCCCGTAAATTAGCACTTTCGGGCGGTATTGTTCTGGGTTTGGGGTACGTACTTGCAGGTTTTTTCGGGAATAGCTTTATTACTCAGCTGATTTTTATAGGAATTATTGGAGGTTCGGGTATTGGACTGGCTTATGTTGTGCCTATTGCTGTAGGTGTAAAATGGTTCCCGGATAAAAAAGGGATGTTAACAGGATTGGCTGTTGCAGGATTTGGTTTCGGAGCTACCATCTGGGTAAAATGGGCAGGATCATGGGGAGGAGGATTACTAAATGAATTGCAGATTGCAGGATTAGATGGTGTACGTAGTGTATTCCTGCTTTATGGTATTATTTTTGCCGCGATGGTTTTCCTGGGTAGTCTTGTGATGAAAGATCCACCGGAAGGTTGGCTTCCCAAAGGGTATACACCTCCCCCGCCTAATACGTCGAAAGCTACAGGGCTGCTTAATTTCAATCCGGGAGAAGTTTTAAAAACTCCCCAATTCTACATGATATTTATAACCTTCGTTTTTTCTGCTCTGGCAGGTTTAATGGTAATATACTGCATCAAGCTGTTTGGGATCGATGCCCTTACTTTCAGTAAACTAGGCACACTTGACCCATCAAATCCGGAGTTCCTGGCCACCAAAGAGTGGGCAAGCGTTACTGCCGGAACTGCAATGGCTGTATATGCTATTCTCAATGGATTAGGCAGGATTATTTGGGGAACCGTTTCTGATAAAATCGGCCGAAAACTTGCTATTTTCCTGATGTGTCTCCTGCAGGGAATTGTGATGCTATTTTTATTCAATCTTGGTTCAACAGTCGGTGGACTTATTTTTGCTGCCGCAGTGATTGGATTTAACTTTGGAGGGAATTTCGCATTATTTCCAGCTGCAACAGCAGATTTCTTTGGAAA
Protein-coding sequences here:
- a CDS encoding OFA family MFS transporter, which translates into the protein MENKKVMNRWLVVVGAIMIQLALGAIYAWSVFTPKLTDASGEYQFTAGQAAWIFSAGLFFFALVMIWAGRKLSTFGPRKLALSGGIVLGLGYVLAGFFGNSFITQLIFIGIIGGSGIGLAYVVPIAVGVKWFPDKKGMLTGLAVAGFGFGATIWVKWAGSWGGGLLNELQIAGLDGVRSVFLLYGIIFAAMVFLGSLVMKDPPEGWLPKGYTPPPPNTSKATGLLNFNPGEVLKTPQFYMIFITFVFSALAGLMVIYCIKLFGIDALTFSKLGTLDPSNPEFLATKEWASVTAGTAMAVYAILNGLGRIIWGTVSDKIGRKLAIFLMCLLQGIVMLFLFNLGSTVGGLIFAAAVIGFNFGGNFALFPAATADFFGNKTVGKNYGLVFFAYGIAGIVGPQLAGVFKDAAKTATEPSAWITPFVIAGIACILGAIIIVLAKPPKKA